A region of Fibrobacter succinogenes subsp. succinogenes S85 DNA encodes the following proteins:
- a CDS encoding response regulator yields the protein MLKKDVNQQSWIEKSNAIIDSIADEFDCVCYVDLSKSPDDDDVDIFHASQFLVARVPALRGERNLRKRFSLICGNFVCSEDREDFCERTRREVIVQNLENSSPYIVPFRCELDGAEVYFQMNFFADRDESGKLKGFVMRLRNVDRDIRSKQRYELERHLNENIVMKFGEKVESVFVFNPTKSTFRTLYCKDELKGLFPAEGKLNGIGGLVVMDVIHPADREMMMKGLDINNVLDRLSRERNFRYLFRDIALGYARWYEARVMRFDIGDDNEFLVGFVNKNDEVINKKINEKVSEEFASIDLINLEENIIQVIRRSKYYNGVKEKDIIPFEVGFKNASAFVHEEFREQWNEFGSIENLKRIFATTDSREIVFKHLTGDGSYFWCRNVFRVLDRIDGVPVTLVMTATVVDRDQSEKLSLNEKLVQQKKELEINLSIIDVLASEYSSVMYVNLLTDEVIPYSMNEMSEHYYQAMLKDKTNYNDAFLKFVNEFVYDADREKMLEAGNLDNIKAALRKNKSFVTLFRSNVAGQIRYSEMKLVKVDAENEEPTAMVVAFANRDNEVSTRFVHDKIMAEYEAILLCDLSNDTAREILPSNKVDFGNEQERNTCSYRASRMVQIVDSEYKEEWMRLASPQYIQRLLAYDDRRELLFKASIFKNPWISFVMQVVERRNGVATLVIMTFAAVDKKRAEKIQLNKKIAEQKKELERNISIIEALSSEYTSVYYINLETEEITPYSMNKATANSFGETFKRNVKYSAAYSVYVDKFVSGIYKNRMLQAGSLKNIREQLATQKSFNTMYVNFLNRYCEMKLVKVGDSDHPKFAALGFADKDDVLRKEIQQQAVIQGLAEDFDLVCYIDTVSMHENVYRCTDVFTRIVPNWSDIHGFGERLNVIKDKFVCEEERETFFAMTRREVILENLKNKNAYYVNFKANVFGHVEYWQIKFVLTATNPVQIVAGFHSVDEETRKQKKDQEALERALQMANSASRAKTTFLNNMSHDIRTPMNAIIGFTGLAAEHIDNKEQVADYLSKIGQSSEHLLALINDVLDMSRIESGKMNIANRPERLSDVVHMLKGIVLSDVRSRQQQFFVELENVHNEMIYCDKLRLNQVLLNVVSNAIKYTPKNGLITMNVKELPAETGYGVYEFLVKDNGIGMSEAFLKQIFDPFTRVNSSTVSGIQGTGLGMSITKNIIDMMGGTIKVSSEENFGTEVLMTFKFKLCEDSEVSLGTGKFKGLHCLVVNDRPNICRTVDASLKGEGLRYDFCTSDAGALECIEKSRTAKDDYQLILIDWNVQEMRGIQISRKIRKVLGPKTPIVVLTSYDWLDIEKEALEAGVTSFFAKPLFPSDLRRMLEKFCGNSSEISLESDSALKTLSNQPQAYDFTGRKVMLVEDNELNREISTEILEDRGIEVTAMERGDLAVEKLKYSSVKYDAILMDIQMPGIDGYEATRRIRKLENREVANVPIIAMTANAFEEDKRAALESGMNDHVAKPVDVNVLCATLARFFK from the coding sequence ATGCTTAAAAAAGATGTAAACCAACAGTCATGGATTGAAAAAAGCAATGCAATCATTGATTCGATTGCTGATGAATTCGATTGCGTCTGCTACGTGGATTTGTCGAAAAGCCCAGATGACGATGACGTTGATATTTTCCATGCGAGCCAGTTCTTGGTTGCCCGTGTACCCGCTCTCCGTGGAGAGCGCAATCTCCGTAAGCGCTTTAGCCTGATTTGCGGAAATTTTGTCTGCTCCGAAGATCGCGAGGACTTTTGTGAAAGAACCCGCCGCGAAGTGATTGTTCAAAATCTTGAAAATTCATCGCCGTACATTGTCCCGTTCAGGTGTGAGCTGGATGGTGCCGAAGTCTATTTTCAGATGAACTTCTTTGCAGACCGCGATGAGTCTGGCAAGCTGAAAGGCTTTGTCATGCGACTCCGCAATGTGGACCGCGACATCCGTTCCAAGCAGCGTTACGAACTTGAACGCCACCTCAACGAAAATATCGTCATGAAGTTTGGCGAAAAGGTGGAGTCCGTTTTTGTCTTCAACCCGACAAAGAGCACGTTCAGGACTTTGTATTGCAAGGACGAACTCAAAGGTCTTTTTCCGGCCGAGGGCAAGCTCAATGGAATAGGTGGGCTTGTTGTCATGGACGTCATTCATCCCGCTGATCGGGAGATGATGATGAAAGGCCTTGACATAAACAATGTCCTTGACCGCCTTTCTCGCGAGCGTAATTTTCGCTACCTGTTCCGTGATATTGCTCTTGGTTATGCCCGCTGGTACGAAGCGCGCGTGATGCGTTTTGATATCGGTGACGATAATGAATTTTTGGTGGGCTTTGTCAACAAGAACGATGAAGTCATCAATAAAAAAATCAACGAAAAAGTCAGTGAAGAATTTGCAAGCATTGACCTTATCAACCTGGAAGAGAATATCATACAGGTTATTCGCAGGTCAAAGTATTACAATGGCGTAAAAGAAAAGGATATTATTCCTTTTGAAGTCGGCTTCAAGAACGCGTCTGCATTTGTTCATGAGGAATTCAGAGAACAGTGGAATGAGTTTGGAAGTATTGAAAACTTGAAACGTATTTTTGCGACTACAGATAGCCGGGAAATTGTTTTCAAGCATTTGACGGGTGACGGCTCATATTTTTGGTGCCGCAACGTGTTTCGTGTCCTGGATAGGATTGACGGTGTCCCGGTAACGCTTGTCATGACGGCTACGGTTGTGGATAGGGACCAGTCCGAAAAGCTCAGCTTGAACGAAAAGCTTGTGCAGCAGAAAAAGGAGCTGGAAATCAACCTCTCGATTATTGACGTGCTTGCGTCTGAATATTCGTCGGTAATGTACGTTAATCTCTTGACCGATGAAGTGATTCCGTATTCCATGAACGAAATGTCGGAACACTATTATCAGGCCATGCTCAAGGACAAGACCAACTATAACGATGCTTTCTTAAAGTTTGTTAATGAATTTGTCTATGATGCGGATAGAGAAAAAATGCTTGAGGCTGGAAACCTTGACAATATCAAGGCGGCGCTCCGGAAAAATAAGAGCTTTGTGACTCTTTTCCGTTCAAATGTTGCGGGCCAAATCCGCTATAGCGAAATGAAGCTTGTGAAGGTTGACGCCGAAAACGAGGAACCGACCGCAATGGTGGTGGCGTTTGCGAACCGCGACAACGAAGTGAGTACCCGCTTTGTGCATGACAAGATTATGGCGGAGTACGAGGCGATTCTCCTTTGCGACTTGTCAAACGATACGGCTCGTGAAATTTTGCCATCGAATAAAGTTGATTTTGGCAACGAGCAAGAGCGCAATACATGTTCTTATCGCGCTAGCCGAATGGTGCAGATTGTCGATAGCGAATACAAGGAAGAATGGATGCGCCTTGCAAGCCCGCAGTATATCCAGCGTCTCCTTGCTTACGATGACCGTCGCGAATTGCTCTTTAAGGCTTCGATTTTCAAGAACCCGTGGATAAGCTTTGTGATGCAGGTTGTGGAACGCCGCAATGGCGTTGCGACTCTTGTGATTATGACGTTTGCCGCGGTGGACAAGAAGCGTGCCGAAAAGATCCAGCTGAACAAGAAAATTGCGGAACAGAAAAAGGAACTGGAACGCAATATTTCCATTATCGAAGCGCTTTCGTCTGAATACACGTCGGTGTATTACATCAACCTTGAAACCGAAGAAATTACGCCTTATTCCATGAACAAGGCAACGGCAAACTCGTTTGGCGAAACGTTCAAACGAAACGTCAAGTATTCGGCAGCGTACTCTGTCTATGTCGACAAGTTTGTGAGCGGCATCTATAAGAATCGCATGCTCCAGGCGGGTTCTCTCAAGAATATCCGCGAGCAGCTTGCCACCCAGAAAAGCTTTAACACGATGTACGTGAACTTCCTCAATCGCTATTGCGAGATGAAGCTCGTGAAGGTGGGTGATTCGGACCATCCGAAATTTGCGGCGCTTGGTTTTGCCGACAAGGATGACGTGCTCCGCAAGGAAATCCAGCAGCAGGCGGTGATTCAAGGCCTTGCCGAAGACTTTGACTTGGTGTGCTATATTGATACTGTTTCCATGCATGAAAACGTGTACCGCTGTACGGATGTCTTTACGCGAATTGTCCCGAATTGGTCGGATATTCATGGTTTTGGTGAACGCCTCAATGTCATTAAGGACAAGTTTGTTTGTGAAGAAGAACGTGAAACGTTCTTTGCCATGACTCGTCGAGAGGTTATTCTTGAAAACCTCAAAAACAAGAACGCCTATTACGTGAACTTCAAGGCGAATGTCTTTGGACATGTTGAATATTGGCAAATCAAGTTTGTGCTGACTGCAACGAACCCAGTGCAGATTGTGGCGGGTTTCCATAGCGTTGACGAAGAAACTCGCAAGCAGAAGAAAGACCAGGAAGCTTTGGAACGGGCGCTACAGATGGCTAATTCTGCAAGCCGTGCGAAGACGACATTCCTCAACAACATGAGCCACGATATCCGTACGCCGATGAACGCTATTATCGGATTTACGGGTCTTGCTGCAGAGCATATCGACAACAAGGAACAGGTTGCCGATTACCTCTCGAAAATCGGGCAGTCTTCGGAACACTTGCTTGCTCTTATTAACGATGTGCTTGATATGAGTCGCATTGAATCGGGCAAGATGAATATTGCCAATCGTCCGGAACGACTTTCGGATGTTGTACACATGCTCAAGGGTATTGTACTTTCGGATGTGCGGTCTCGTCAGCAACAGTTCTTTGTGGAACTTGAAAACGTTCATAATGAAATGATTTATTGCGACAAGTTGCGCTTGAACCAGGTGCTTTTAAACGTTGTTTCCAATGCCATCAAGTACACGCCGAAAAATGGACTCATTACGATGAATGTCAAGGAATTGCCTGCTGAAACAGGCTATGGCGTTTATGAGTTCTTGGTGAAAGACAACGGCATCGGCATGAGCGAAGCTTTCCTGAAGCAGATTTTCGATCCGTTTACCCGCGTGAATTCTTCGACGGTGAGCGGTATCCAGGGAACTGGCCTTGGCATGTCCATCACGAAGAATATTATTGACATGATGGGTGGTACGATTAAGGTTTCGAGTGAAGAAAATTTCGGCACCGAAGTCTTGATGACGTTCAAGTTTAAGCTTTGCGAAGATTCTGAAGTATCTCTTGGTACAGGAAAGTTCAAGGGCTTACATTGCCTCGTCGTCAATGACCGCCCGAATATTTGCAGAACCGTTGACGCGTCTTTAAAAGGCGAAGGCTTGCGCTATGATTTCTGTACATCGGATGCTGGCGCTCTCGAATGCATTGAAAAATCCCGCACAGCAAAAGATGATTACCAGCTGATTTTGATTGACTGGAATGTGCAGGAGATGAGGGGCATTCAGATTTCGCGCAAGATCCGCAAGGTGCTTGGGCCGAAAACGCCGATTGTGGTGCTTACCTCTTATGACTGGCTCGACATCGAAAAGGAAGCGCTTGAAGCGGGCGTGACCTCGTTCTTTGCAAAGCCCTTGTTCCCCTCGGATTTAAGGCGAATGCTCGAAAAGTTCTGTGGGAATTCTTCGGAAATTTCGCTGGAATCTGATTCTGCGTTGAAGACGCTTTCGAATCAGCCTCAAGCGTATGACTTTACGGGTCGCAAGGTCATGCTTGTTGAAGATAACGAACTGAACCGTGAAATTTCAACAGAAATTCTGGAAGACCGCGGTATAGAAGTGACGGCGATGGAACGTGGCGACTTGGCGGTTGAAAAGCTCAAGTATTCGTCTGTCAAGTACGATGCGATTTTGATGGATATCCAGATGCCGGGTATTGACGGTTATGAGGCTACCCGCCGGATTCGTAAACTAGAAAACAGGGAAGTGGCGAATGTGCCGATTATTGCGATGACCGCAAACGCATTTGAAGAAGACAAGCGCGCTGCTTTAGAATCGGGCATGAACGACCATGTGGCAAAACCCGTGGATGTAAACGTCCTCTGCGCTACCCTCGCCAGGTTCTTTAAATAG
- the sbcD gene encoding exonuclease subunit SbcD — protein MKFIHTADWHLGNMMHDIDRTEEAAAFLKWLKGEIERVGAQALIIAGDIFDIVNPSNVAKTQYYKFLASLLKTNCTNVVVVGGNHDSGALLDAPAGVLEALNIKVVGSINGRKVEDLVVELKDGDENVIGICCAVPFMRNLELEQFYKTDERESGEGADDVSDEDLLKRLYGDVYRYAVELRGERNIPIIATGHLYASNLSGRNSDELGSGANENATISENSVEDGVREVIGTLGNVDVSTFPSELDYVALGHIHYASMVAKNPKVRYSGSPFAMGFDESNCKRVVLTVDVKPNEVPVVEKEEVPKAMRFEQFKGDLETLKRCLRNLEKELVANPMETYVDLLLTTGDFVSLNQALEAEEAGKHFVVKRHRISRGVLRGANRFDDNVESTKQYTQEDYFRMLIATNAEEKEDSEVVKNLYDKFIGMFNEAVCKAHEND, from the coding sequence ATGAAATTTATCCATACCGCAGACTGGCATCTTGGCAATATGATGCACGACATTGACCGCACTGAAGAAGCGGCCGCATTCCTCAAATGGCTAAAAGGTGAAATTGAACGCGTCGGAGCCCAGGCTCTGATCATTGCAGGCGATATCTTTGATATCGTGAACCCTTCTAACGTGGCGAAAACGCAGTATTACAAGTTCTTGGCTTCGCTCTTGAAAACGAATTGCACCAATGTGGTTGTCGTTGGCGGTAACCATGATTCGGGAGCGCTTCTTGATGCGCCTGCGGGTGTCCTTGAGGCTTTGAATATCAAGGTGGTGGGCTCGATAAACGGGCGTAAAGTAGAAGATTTGGTGGTGGAACTCAAGGATGGCGATGAAAATGTAATCGGCATTTGCTGCGCTGTGCCGTTCATGCGCAATCTGGAGCTGGAGCAATTCTATAAGACAGATGAGCGTGAATCTGGCGAAGGTGCGGATGATGTGTCTGATGAGGACTTGCTGAAGCGCCTTTATGGTGATGTGTACCGCTATGCCGTAGAATTGCGCGGTGAAAGGAATATTCCGATTATCGCGACTGGGCATCTGTACGCTTCGAACCTCTCGGGCCGTAACAGCGATGAGCTTGGATCTGGTGCGAACGAAAATGCGACAATTTCTGAAAACTCTGTGGAAGATGGTGTTCGCGAAGTTATCGGAACGCTTGGCAATGTGGATGTTTCTACGTTCCCGAGTGAACTTGATTACGTAGCGCTTGGACATATTCACTACGCATCGATGGTTGCCAAGAATCCGAAGGTGCGCTATTCAGGCTCGCCGTTCGCGATGGGCTTTGATGAATCTAACTGCAAGCGTGTTGTGCTTACGGTCGATGTGAAACCGAATGAGGTGCCTGTTGTTGAAAAGGAGGAAGTCCCGAAGGCGATGCGCTTTGAACAGTTCAAGGGCGACCTTGAAACGCTCAAGCGTTGTCTGCGAAATCTTGAAAAAGAACTCGTTGCAAATCCGATGGAAACGTATGTTGATTTGCTGTTGACGACGGGCGATTTTGTAAGCCTGAATCAAGCTCTTGAAGCCGAAGAAGCTGGCAAGCATTTTGTGGTCAAGCGTCACCGTATTTCGCGCGGTGTCTTGCGCGGGGCTAATCGTTTTGATGACAATGTTGAATCCACAAAGCAATATACCCAGGAAGACTATTTTAGAATGCTTATTGCTACGAATGCGGAAGAAAAAGAAGATTCCGAAGTCGTAAAGAACCTGTACGACAAGTTTATCGGCATGTTTAACGAAGCCGTTTGCAAGGCGCATGAAAACGATTAA
- a CDS encoding AAA family ATPase: MKIKKIEFCNINSLAGEWTIDFESPDFANNGMFCIAGPTGSGKTSILDAICLGLYGKTPRLGAIKGDSNEVMTYDTLSCYAKVTFECKGVVYSSCWSQRRSAKTKKLQKYAWVLKNETTQNVDVSSSNQTEIEATMTRVIGLDFGQFTKSMMLAQGEFNRFLKCSENERAAILEKLTGDGIYRKIAVAVHDLYACANRAVQDIENRLGDVTMLSEEELAELNAKIEEATAQKKALNENVERLLYICTWFETLHNIESHLNTAKEGLEKAERAKADFEPDREKLERAVRAQEVESSYAEYNSVRDNLGRMKDQLEKSKGKLPEAESNLERATNDNSVKQEALEKRKAEYSAGETLWEQVSALDGDIRNSHTQLKGLDDDAAKIATEISSTQTKIKEFDNRISENETALKKVETYIAENGNDEKIDGLLPLLKALASERTQEWTSVSKESQQLDDQKKALQKFDEACEQQKQELGALRDYLNEHQIDAELVNLLPEMNGYANDVDRHHKESVRLQGEISSRQKSLDGVISEREKALANLTTLQNEKESIIQEDIPVVVAELRHTLKPGEPCPVCGSREHLSCEDSAKVENGADRLNDFAAKLRKINGEMEKVQRALDGFATQQQNFEELIRESSQKAKEEADAETSSLELLNSKLEPWKNSANFEKATFESVRGILQNLQSLKTTYLQKKESADGLQNNVNNAAIQRAELVGTLSRIEESLKKAQDKMQELSKELESKLEPWFSNIRMEDLDALLAELEKKNGLWNKAQEKQVKLQGELETFRSNVSQLNENLGLTQSRLDEAKRKIEESRGNLATLENRRKELFGEKSVEEERNKARTSRETAEREADSARRLEQQMREAKIALDKSIADLNGHIADAEPKLAELQKLFLENLTLKSFADEQEFLASKLPESDRKALLQKQKLVDDNLTTAQTSVKNFNDQLAEHQQKRNFEETEDVAKQNRDTAKSKLNECTVNLATWTEQKKTDALNRQKFSDMQEKLVELKSKRSDWEQMQRWFNGNRLETGNGDVFVKFIQTITLRNLLKIANGYLHDMFPRYEMVTEENTLNIQLVDHDNSDAVRPIDNISGGEGFLVSLSLALGISTLASRNVSIDSMFLDEGFGTLDTKMLQETVVVLQKMQQEKGKLLGVITHVDVVKSELRTHIEVTHNGGRSFLSGAGVKNGH; encoded by the coding sequence ATGAAGATTAAGAAGATTGAATTTTGCAATATCAACTCTCTCGCCGGTGAATGGACGATTGACTTTGAATCACCGGATTTTGCGAATAACGGCATGTTCTGCATTGCTGGCCCTACGGGTTCCGGAAAAACGTCGATCCTTGATGCGATTTGTCTTGGCCTTTACGGCAAGACTCCTCGTTTGGGTGCCATTAAGGGTGATTCCAATGAGGTGATGACTTATGATACCTTGAGCTGCTACGCAAAGGTGACTTTTGAATGCAAGGGCGTAGTGTATTCATCTTGCTGGAGTCAACGTCGCTCTGCAAAAACGAAAAAGCTTCAGAAGTATGCTTGGGTGCTTAAGAACGAAACAACGCAGAACGTGGATGTTTCGTCGTCAAACCAGACGGAAATTGAAGCGACGATGACCCGCGTGATTGGGCTTGACTTTGGACAGTTCACCAAGTCCATGATGCTTGCGCAGGGCGAGTTCAACAGGTTCTTGAAGTGTAGTGAAAATGAACGTGCTGCGATTCTTGAAAAGCTGACAGGCGACGGCATCTACCGAAAAATTGCAGTCGCGGTCCATGACTTGTATGCCTGCGCAAACAGGGCTGTCCAAGATATTGAAAATAGGCTTGGCGATGTCACAATGCTGAGCGAAGAAGAGCTTGCTGAGCTGAATGCGAAAATTGAAGAAGCTACTGCGCAGAAAAAGGCGCTGAACGAAAATGTGGAACGTTTGCTCTATATTTGCACGTGGTTTGAGACCCTGCATAACATTGAGTCGCATTTGAATACGGCGAAAGAAGGGCTTGAAAAAGCTGAGCGCGCAAAGGCCGATTTTGAGCCGGATCGCGAAAAGCTGGAACGCGCTGTCCGTGCGCAGGAAGTAGAATCGTCGTATGCGGAATACAATTCCGTTCGTGATAATCTTGGACGCATGAAGGATCAGCTTGAAAAGAGCAAGGGCAAATTGCCGGAAGCGGAATCAAATCTTGAACGCGCTACAAATGACAATAGCGTAAAGCAGGAAGCCTTGGAAAAGCGCAAGGCCGAATACTCGGCCGGTGAAACACTGTGGGAACAGGTTTCGGCGCTTGATGGCGATATTCGAAATTCGCATACGCAGTTGAAGGGCTTGGATGATGATGCCGCAAAAATTGCAACGGAGATTAGCTCAACCCAGACGAAAATCAAGGAGTTCGACAATCGGATTTCTGAAAATGAAACCGCTTTGAAAAAGGTTGAAACGTACATTGCAGAAAACGGCAATGATGAAAAGATAGATGGTTTGTTGCCGCTTTTGAAAGCTCTTGCTTCGGAAAGAACGCAGGAATGGACTTCTGTTTCAAAAGAATCTCAGCAGCTTGATGATCAGAAAAAGGCTCTGCAGAAATTTGATGAAGCTTGCGAACAGCAAAAGCAGGAATTGGGTGCATTGCGGGATTATTTGAATGAGCATCAGATTGATGCAGAACTCGTGAATTTGTTGCCCGAAATGAATGGCTATGCCAACGATGTAGATCGCCATCACAAGGAATCGGTACGCTTGCAGGGTGAAATTTCGTCTAGGCAGAAGTCGTTGGACGGTGTTATTTCGGAACGCGAAAAGGCTCTTGCGAATTTGACGACATTGCAGAACGAGAAGGAGTCCATTATCCAGGAGGACATTCCTGTCGTTGTCGCGGAGCTGCGCCATACCTTGAAGCCGGGCGAACCTTGTCCGGTCTGTGGCTCACGTGAACACCTCTCCTGCGAAGATTCTGCGAAGGTTGAAAATGGTGCAGATCGCCTCAATGATTTTGCCGCCAAGTTGCGTAAGATCAATGGTGAAATGGAAAAAGTCCAGCGTGCTTTGGATGGCTTTGCAACGCAGCAGCAGAACTTTGAAGAGCTGATTCGCGAAAGTTCCCAGAAGGCGAAAGAAGAAGCGGATGCCGAAACATCGTCGCTTGAACTTTTGAATTCAAAACTTGAACCGTGGAAAAACTCGGCGAATTTTGAAAAGGCAACGTTTGAGAGCGTCCGTGGTATTTTGCAAAATTTGCAGTCGCTCAAGACGACGTATTTGCAGAAAAAAGAAAGTGCCGATGGCTTGCAGAACAATGTAAATAATGCCGCAATCCAACGTGCAGAGCTTGTGGGGACTTTGAGCCGCATAGAGGAATCGCTTAAAAAGGCGCAGGATAAGATGCAGGAGCTTTCTAAGGAATTGGAAAGCAAGCTTGAACCGTGGTTCTCGAATATCCGCATGGAAGATTTGGATGCGCTTCTTGCCGAATTGGAAAAGAAGAATGGCTTGTGGAACAAGGCTCAAGAAAAGCAGGTCAAGCTCCAGGGCGAACTGGAAACGTTCCGTTCAAACGTGTCGCAGCTGAACGAAAATCTTGGACTCACGCAGTCAAGACTTGATGAGGCAAAACGTAAGATTGAGGAATCTCGCGGAAATCTCGCGACTCTTGAAAACCGCCGCAAGGAACTCTTTGGCGAAAAGTCTGTCGAAGAAGAACGCAACAAGGCGAGAACAAGTCGTGAAACCGCAGAACGTGAAGCCGATAGCGCCCGCCGCCTAGAACAGCAAATGCGTGAAGCGAAAATTGCGCTTGACAAGTCTATTGCGGATTTGAATGGCCATATTGCCGATGCGGAACCGAAACTTGCTGAACTTCAGAAGCTCTTCCTTGAAAATCTTACATTGAAATCTTTTGCAGACGAGCAGGAATTCCTGGCATCAAAGCTCCCGGAATCGGATCGCAAAGCGCTCCTGCAAAAGCAAAAGCTTGTGGATGATAACTTGACGACGGCACAGACGTCGGTCAAGAATTTCAACGATCAGCTTGCGGAACACCAGCAAAAGCGCAACTTTGAAGAAACCGAAGATGTGGCAAAGCAGAACCGCGATACGGCAAAGTCCAAACTGAACGAATGCACCGTGAATCTTGCGACTTGGACAGAGCAGAAGAAAACTGATGCGTTGAACCGTCAAAAGTTCAGCGATATGCAAGAAAAACTTGTGGAACTCAAGTCCAAGCGTAGCGACTGGGAACAGATGCAGCGCTGGTTTAACGGCAACAGGCTTGAAACTGGTAATGGCGATGTGTTTGTCAAGTTCATCCAGACGATTACGCTTCGCAATTTGCTGAAAATTGCAAACGGCTACTTGCACGACATGTTCCCGCGTTACGAGATGGTGACTGAGGAAAATACGCTCAATATCCAGCTTGTGGACCATGACAATAGCGATGCCGTGCGCCCGATTGACAACATTTCTGGTGGCGAAGGGTTCCTCGTGAGCCTCTCCTTGGCGCTTGGAATTTCGACGCTCGCAAGCCGCAATGTGAGCATTGACTCCATGTTCCTCGATGAAGGTTTTGGTACGCTTGATACTAAGATGCTCCAGGAAACGGTCGTCGTGCTTCAGAAAATGCAGCAGGAAAAAGGCAAGCTCCTGGGTGTCATTACGCACGTGGATGTGGTCAAAAGTGAACTCAGAACACATATTGAAGTTACGCACAATGGTGGCCGTAGCTTCTTGAGCGGGGCGGGTGTGAAAAACGGCCATTGA